In Patescibacteria group bacterium, a single window of DNA contains:
- a CDS encoding type II toxin-antitoxin system HicB family antitoxin, producing the protein MNPYTFRTIIEPDDPSGYHGFVPLLSGVHTHGDTIEDVRQNLKEAIICHIQGLVKDGETVPREEEVLETVQTISERELALA; encoded by the coding sequence ATGAACCCTTACACTTTTCGCACCATTATCGAACCTGATGACCCGAGCGGCTACCACGGTTTTGTGCCGCTCTTATCTGGCGTGCATACGCACGGCGATACAATCGAGGACGTGCGGCAAAATCTCAAAGAGGCCATTATTTGCCATATACAGGGATTAGTGAAAGACGGGGAGACAGTGCCGCGGGAAGAGGAAGTATTAGAAACCGTTCAGACGATTTCAGAACGCGAGCTTGCGCTTGCCTAA
- the glyA gene encoding serine hydroxymethyltransferase: MPSFTTLTQQDEELSNAMQGELKRQRQGLEMIASENYTSPAVLEAMGSCLTNKYSEGYPGKRYYGGNEWIDVVENLARERAKQLFGAEHANVQPHSGSSANMEAYFALLELGDTVLAMDLASGGHLTHGSPVNFSGKFYRFIPYGVRRDTETLDMDEVRAIALRERPKLILAGYTAYPRTIDFTAFRAIADEVGALFMVDMAHIAGLVAGGVHPSPVPYAHVVSSTTHKTLRGPRGAFILSKKEYAEKIDKAVMPGMQGGPLEHVIAAKAVCFREAMTGEFKSYAAQIVRNCQALGAALASYGIRLVSGGTDNHLLLLDLTTLGITGKEAEKTLDSVGIYTNKNMIPFDPRKPMDPSGLRIGTAALTTRGFTEPEMQAIAELIVRTLKNRDNEEEKDRVRKKVTDLTDAHPLYTGMNI; the protein is encoded by the coding sequence ATGCCTTCCTTTACCACCCTCACCCAACAAGACGAAGAATTAAGCAATGCCATGCAAGGAGAGCTGAAACGCCAGCGCCAGGGCTTAGAGATGATCGCGTCTGAAAATTACACCTCGCCCGCCGTGCTGGAAGCAATGGGCTCCTGCCTCACGAATAAATATTCCGAGGGTTATCCGGGCAAGCGCTACTATGGCGGCAATGAATGGATTGACGTGGTAGAAAACCTTGCGCGCGAGCGCGCTAAACAATTGTTCGGCGCGGAACACGCAAACGTGCAGCCGCACTCCGGCTCGAGCGCGAACATGGAAGCATACTTTGCGCTGCTTGAGCTGGGCGATACGGTCCTCGCCATGGACCTCGCATCGGGCGGACATCTCACGCACGGAAGCCCAGTAAATTTTTCCGGCAAATTCTACCGCTTCATCCCCTATGGCGTGCGCCGCGACACAGAAACGCTTGACATGGATGAGGTGCGCGCCATTGCCTTGCGCGAACGGCCGAAACTGATCCTTGCGGGATACACTGCCTATCCGCGCACTATCGACTTCACCGCATTTCGCGCAATTGCGGATGAAGTGGGCGCACTCTTCATGGTAGACATGGCGCACATTGCTGGGCTCGTGGCCGGCGGGGTGCATCCTTCTCCGGTCCCCTATGCGCATGTGGTGAGCTCAACCACTCATAAGACCTTGCGCGGCCCGCGCGGCGCATTTATTCTTTCAAAAAAGGAATATGCGGAAAAAATAGACAAGGCGGTTATGCCGGGTATGCAAGGAGGGCCGCTGGAGCATGTGATCGCCGCAAAAGCGGTCTGCTTCCGTGAAGCGATGACCGGGGAATTCAAAAGTTACGCCGCGCAAATCGTGAGAAATTGCCAGGCCTTGGGCGCTGCACTCGCCTCCTACGGCATACGGCTCGTCTCCGGCGGCACCGACAATCACCTCTTGCTTCTCGACCTTACTACGCTTGGAATTACAGGAAAAGAAGCGGAAAAAACGCTCGATAGCGTGGGAATCTATACCAATAAAAACATGATTCCTTTCGACCCGCGCAAACCTATGGATCCGTCTGGCTTACGGATCGGTACTGCCGCGCTCACCACGCGGGGATTCACTGAACCGGAAATGCAGGCCATCGCGGAACTGATTGTCCGCACCTTGAAGAACAGGGATAACGAAGAAGAGAAGGATCGCGTGCGCAAAAAAGTTACTGACCTCACCGACGCGCATCCCCTCTATACCGGAATGAATATATAA
- a CDS encoding pyruvate kinase, giving the protein MTSILQLKNSFRFSNNNVYIVATISKNSYAPEKIEEILLAGADVLRYNFSHGDPAAMVERFRGAREVIGKLGLDKKVKLLADLPGAKIRLGDFPRREHPVQEGEYFIFKSASESPNPAEFVPINFPDIGTLVEINQMITLGDGEIAFEVVEIISPDSFRARAQNTWHIPALKGVNLTRGIDELDHFTEATLAHLHNLNMIKPDWIAFSFVNGVQYLKRAKQLLQPYLHDLWQPQIVAKIETPKGVENINEIAQEADIILVARGDLGLLCPIEELGINQKKIIKAAKAAGKRVVVSTQILDSLMDWYIPKRSDILDLTNIVFDGADGIMLAKETGISHTPGRSVEMAKRIIDTVEREKVFLI; this is encoded by the coding sequence ATGACCTCAATATTGCAGTTGAAGAATTCATTTCGCTTCTCAAATAATAACGTGTATATCGTTGCCACCATCTCCAAAAATTCCTACGCACCGGAGAAAATCGAAGAGATACTCCTCGCAGGCGCGGATGTCTTGCGCTACAACTTTTCCCACGGTGATCCGGCCGCCATGGTTGAGAGATTTCGTGGTGCCCGTGAGGTGATAGGCAAGCTAGGGTTAGATAAGAAGGTTAAACTTCTCGCTGATCTGCCTGGCGCCAAAATAAGGCTTGGCGACTTTCCGCGCAGAGAGCACCCGGTGCAGGAAGGAGAGTATTTTATTTTTAAATCGGCTTCCGAATCTCCTAACCCCGCCGAATTTGTTCCCATAAATTTCCCAGACATAGGAACACTCGTTGAAATAAACCAGATGATTACCTTGGGTGACGGCGAGATTGCGTTCGAGGTAGTAGAAATCATTAGTCCCGATTCATTCCGCGCCCGCGCACAGAATACATGGCATATTCCTGCGCTCAAAGGAGTAAACCTCACACGCGGTATTGATGAGCTTGATCACTTCACCGAAGCCACACTTGCGCACCTCCATAATCTCAATATGATCAAGCCAGACTGGATTGCTTTTTCGTTCGTCAATGGTGTGCAATACCTCAAACGGGCGAAACAATTGCTACAGCCGTACCTTCACGATTTGTGGCAGCCGCAGATCGTGGCGAAAATCGAAACACCTAAGGGAGTGGAAAATATCAATGAGATCGCACAAGAGGCTGATATTATCCTCGTGGCCCGCGGCGACCTCGGGCTCTTGTGCCCTATCGAAGAATTGGGGATCAATCAGAAAAAAATAATAAAAGCCGCCAAAGCAGCGGGGAAACGGGTTGTTGTATCCACGCAAATCCTTGACAGTCTCATGGACTGGTATATTCCAAAACGGTCAGATATTCTTGATCTCACGAACATTGTCTTTGATGGCGCGGACGGCATTATGCTTGCCAAAGAAACCGGCATCTCGCATACACCAGGGAGATCGGTTGAAATGGCGAAAAGGATCATTGATACCGTTGAAAGAGAAAAAGTTTTTTTAATATGA
- a CDS encoding class I SAM-dependent methyltransferase, whose amino-acid sequence MDKTTRNNEKKWDELVRSDVPCSRPNLKLTPKMAKNNLNKARILGDLRNKKVLCLASGGGQQSIGFTLLGAKVTVVDFSSEQLEKDKIVSKKFTLPIRTIKADMRDLSMFEDAEFDVIYQPYSINYISEINKVFDEVARIIKPNGIYYLMFHNPFVHGLWKDGCWGGKWNKKELWKGKGYPLWQPYKDRYAVKTSDPNWNFFDNKGKKVKIKSPQEFKHTLSTILNGLIQRGFKILKFDEHKGTHYNSSPGTWDHYISCAPPWLYVWAKKETLYVK is encoded by the coding sequence ATGGACAAAACAACAAGGAACAATGAAAAAAAGTGGGATGAGTTGGTTCGTTCAGATGTCCCATGTTCACGACCAAATTTAAAATTAACACCAAAGATGGCAAAAAATAATTTAAATAAAGCTAGAATTCTCGGGGACCTGAGGAATAAAAAGGTATTATGCCTTGCCTCTGGAGGAGGTCAACAAAGTATAGGGTTTACATTATTAGGCGCCAAGGTTACCGTGGTTGATTTTAGCAGTGAACAACTAGAAAAAGATAAAATAGTATCGAAAAAGTTTACTTTACCGATAAGAACCATCAAAGCTGACATGCGTGATCTTTCCATGTTTGAAGATGCGGAATTCGACGTTATATACCAGCCATATTCAATTAACTATATTTCTGAAATTAATAAAGTATTTGATGAAGTGGCAAGAATTATAAAACCGAATGGCATTTATTATTTAATGTTTCATAACCCATTTGTACATGGATTATGGAAGGATGGATGTTGGGGTGGCAAATGGAACAAAAAAGAGCTATGGAAGGGTAAAGGATACCCTCTATGGCAGCCATATAAGGACAGATATGCAGTTAAAACTAGCGATCCAAATTGGAATTTTTTCGACAATAAAGGAAAAAAAGTAAAAATAAAAAGCCCCCAAGAATTCAAACATACTTTGTCAACAATATTAAATGGATTAATTCAAAGAGGATTTAAAATTCTAAAATTCGATGAACATAAGGGTACCCATTATAATAGTTCTCCGGGAACATGGGATCACTATATTTCCTGTGCACCACCCTGGCTTTACGTTTGGGCAAAAAAAGAAACTTTATATGTAAAATAA
- a CDS encoding four helix bundle protein, protein MPYNNEMFHQKLRQKMDEYVHFVYALTKKFPHEELYGVTSQLRRAALSVILNYVEGFARNRDTVYRNFLEMSYGSLQESRYLLEFSKKENYMTEGDFQTSMKLADEIGAMLWTTIEGIKNTSHAKPVS, encoded by the coding sequence ATGCCATACAATAATGAAATGTTCCATCAGAAACTCCGACAAAAGATGGACGAATATGTTCATTTTGTATATGCACTTACAAAAAAATTTCCTCATGAGGAGCTTTACGGCGTCACCTCACAATTGCGGCGCGCTGCTCTCTCAGTAATCCTCAACTATGTCGAAGGATTCGCACGGAACCGTGATACCGTATATAGAAACTTCTTAGAAATGTCATATGGTTCCCTTCAAGAATCGAGATATCTACTTGAATTTTCTAAGAAAGAGAACTATATGACTGAAGGAGATTTTCAAACGTCAATGAAACTCGCAGATGAAATTGGTGCTATGTTATGGACCACTATTGAGGGAATTAAAAACACTTCTCATGCCAAACCTGTCTCATGA
- a CDS encoding MBL fold metallo-hydrolase, which yields MTIHFIGLSCFLIENNQGFRILIDPFSNDPQYSLGPQFPDEFQGKPMGANIVLSSEPDADHSYAPGSWLYHAPPTKTHSNPFPNLDLRGTVIYEWAGDINIAWHYTVDGVRLAHFADNAHELTEEQCAEIGHPDIIFLPMPKSDSEVSGVLDKTKKNIELLDPKIVICAHHIVPPETPFTGSVETLRAFYRKYFKKVEGKNIFYKNEESLMPLAYVFENALNLTKEYPRLILDTPTLEITPSLLQRKKGDPLVVLFRTMMAKG from the coding sequence ATGACCATCCACTTCATCGGCCTCTCCTGCTTTCTCATAGAAAATAATCAAGGATTCCGCATTCTTATTGACCCCTTCAGCAATGATCCGCAGTATTCTCTCGGCCCCCAATTCCCTGACGAATTTCAGGGGAAGCCTATGGGAGCCAATATCGTGCTCTCTTCCGAGCCGGACGCAGACCACTCCTATGCGCCCGGCAGCTGGCTCTATCATGCGCCTCCTACCAAAACCCACAGCAATCCCTTTCCTAATCTCGACCTGCGCGGGACGGTGATCTATGAATGGGCAGGCGATATCAATATCGCGTGGCACTATACGGTCGATGGCGTACGCCTCGCGCATTTTGCCGACAATGCCCACGAGCTCACCGAAGAGCAGTGCGCGGAAATCGGGCATCCTGACATCATATTCCTTCCGATGCCAAAGTCTGATTCCGAGGTCTCGGGCGTATTAGACAAGACAAAAAAGAACATTGAGCTATTGGATCCCAAAATAGTCATCTGCGCCCATCACATCGTGCCCCCGGAAACTCCGTTCACCGGCTCGGTGGAGACCTTGCGCGCTTTTTACCGGAAGTATTTTAAAAAAGTAGAGGGTAAAAATATATTCTACAAAAATGAGGAAAGCCTTATGCCGCTCGCCTATGTGTTTGAAAACGCGCTCAACCTCACCAAGGAATACCCCCGCCTTATCCTCGACACTCCCACGCTTGAGATCACGCCCTCGCTCCTCCAACGCAAAAAGGGCGACCCCCTCGTCGTCCTCTTCCGCACCATGATGGCAAAAGGATAA
- a CDS encoding glycosyltransferase family 2 protein, with amino-acid sequence MPIHPKISCIIPFYNEGQRVNNVLNVVTQIRNLSEIICVDDASATDKSAEIKQLYPKITLVRLETNLGKTGAIREGLRYATGEYVLLLDADLRNLAREEIEKAIDAVRQSNDIDMLILRRVKAPFFVKLTRGDVIVTGERILKKIDLQEILQSSIKGWQLEVAINRYMHRLKKNVFWMPHSGINMHRKGKWRDDIKHHQKTLADIISAAGLFSLIGLILFFAKKEIKQK; translated from the coding sequence ATGCCTATACATCCAAAAATTTCATGTATAATTCCCTTCTACAACGAGGGACAACGTGTTAACAATGTTCTTAACGTGGTCACGCAAATCAGGAACCTGTCAGAGATCATTTGCGTTGACGACGCATCGGCGACAGACAAATCTGCGGAGATCAAGCAACTTTATCCGAAAATCACTCTCGTGCGGCTAGAAACGAATTTAGGCAAAACTGGCGCAATTCGCGAAGGTTTGAGATATGCGACAGGTGAATACGTGTTATTGCTTGACGCCGACCTGCGTAACCTCGCACGCGAAGAAATCGAAAAAGCAATTGATGCGGTACGGCAATCCAACGACATAGATATGCTGATTCTTCGCAGAGTAAAGGCTCCGTTTTTTGTCAAACTCACACGTGGAGACGTTATTGTGACGGGCGAAAGGATTCTGAAGAAAATAGATCTTCAAGAAATCCTGCAGAGTTCGATAAAAGGTTGGCAGCTTGAAGTGGCGATCAATAGGTATATGCACCGACTTAAAAAGAACGTTTTTTGGATGCCGCATTCCGGCATCAATATGCACAGAAAAGGCAAGTGGCGGGATGATATAAAACATCATCAAAAAACATTAGCGGATATAATCTCCGCTGCGGGCCTATTCAGTCTTATTGGACTTATTTTATTCTTTGCGAAAAAAGAAATTAAACAAAAATAA